A single window of Oxyura jamaicensis isolate SHBP4307 breed ruddy duck chromosome 3, BPBGC_Ojam_1.0, whole genome shotgun sequence DNA harbors:
- the CCN2 gene encoding CCN family member 2 has product MSPSSLAAALLLLVALLGPDEARGQECSGQCQCGTGPGPSCPAGVSLVLDGCGCCRVCAKQLGELCTERDPCDHHKGLFCDFGSPANRRIGVCTARDGAPCVFGGMVYRSGESFQSSCKYQCTCLDGAVGCVPLCSMDVRLPSPDCPFPRRVKLPGKCCEEWVCDEPKEQTAVGPALAAYRQEDTYGPDPTMMRANCLVQTTEWSACSKTCGMGISTRVTNDNAFCRLEKQSRLCMVRPCEADLEENIKKGKKCIRTPKISKPIKFELSGCTSVKTYRAKFCGVCTDGRCCTPHRTATLPVEFKCPDGEIMKRKMMFIKTCACHYNCPGDNDIFESLYYRKMYGDMA; this is encoded by the exons ATGTCCCCGTCCAGCCTCGccgccgccctcctcctcctcgtcgcCCTCCTCGGCCCG gACGAGGCCCGTGGGCAGGAGTGCAGCGGGCAGTGCCAGTGCGGGACCGGGCCCGGCCCCAGCTGCCCCGCCGGCGTCTCCCTGGTGCTCGACGGCTGCGGCTGCTGCCGGGTGTGCGCCAAGCAGCTGGGCGAGCTGTGCACCGAGCGCGACCCCTGCGACCACCACAAGGGGCTCTTCTGCGACTTCGGCTCCCCCGCCAACCGCAGGATTGGCGTCTGCACCG CTCGGGACGGCGCCCCGTGTGTCTTCGGCGGCATGGTGTACCGGAGCGGGGAGTCCTTCCAGAGCAGCTGCAAGTACCAGTGCACCTGCCTGGACGGGGCGGTGGGCTGCGTGCCCCTCTGCAGCATGGACGTGCGCCTGCCCAGCCCCGACTGCCCCTTCCCGCGGAGGGTGAAGCTCCCCGGCAAGTGCTGCGAGGAGTGGGTCTGTGACGAGCCCAAGGAGCAGACCGCCGTGGGACCTGCTCTAGCAG CGTACAGACAGGAAGACACTTACGGTCCGGATCCAACCATGATGCGTGCCAACTGCCTGGTGCAGACCACTGAATGGAGTGCCTGCTCCAAGACCTGCGGCATGGGCATCTCAACCAGGGTCACCAACGATAATGCCTTCTGCAGACTGGAGAAACAGAGCAGGCTCTGCATGGTCAGACCTTGTGAAGCAGATCTGGAGGAGAACATCAAG aaaggcaaaaagtgCATTCGCACCCCCAAAATCTCCAAGCCCATCAAGTTTGAGCTGTCTGGCTGCACCAGTGTGAAGACCTACAGAGCTAAGTTCTGTGGTGTCTGCACTGACGGGCGCTGCTGCACACCCCACAGAACAGCCACCCTCCCTGTGGAGTTCAAGTGCCCTGATGGGGAGatcatgaaaaggaaaatgatgttCATCAAGACCTGCGCGTGCCACTATAACTGCCCTGGAGACAACGACATCTTTGAGTCTCTGTACTACAGAAAGATGTATGGAGACATGGCATAA